Proteins from one Pseudarthrobacter sp. BIM B-2242 genomic window:
- a CDS encoding NAD(P)-dependent oxidoreductase, whose product MASLSTPQILVALGGVEAGLVEPELAPHQQIIHNPTDADLARADAAIVRAAYRVDRELLDRMPALKVIARTGVGTDLVDVAEANRRGIPVVITPGSNTASVAEGVFSHLLALVKKLSTLTALVRDGRWNERSAVAVGDLEGFTLGIIGYGRIGRRVARIAEAFDLKVLAFDPFADVPAGVRCKTVEELLERSDFVTLHVPLTPENHNLINAERLALMPAGAVLVNCSRGGLVDLDAAHQALLSGQLGGLGLDVYDPEPPAHHAVFDLGNVVLTPHLMGFTRQGMAHTVRDAAKGAVDVLAGRAPAAVATP is encoded by the coding sequence ATGGCTTCCCTCAGCACACCCCAAATACTCGTAGCCCTTGGCGGCGTCGAGGCCGGACTGGTCGAACCGGAACTGGCACCGCACCAGCAGATCATCCACAATCCCACCGACGCGGACCTTGCCCGGGCCGATGCCGCCATTGTCCGCGCCGCGTACCGTGTTGACCGTGAACTCCTTGACCGGATGCCCGCCCTGAAGGTCATCGCAAGGACCGGCGTCGGTACCGACCTCGTGGACGTCGCCGAGGCGAACCGCCGGGGCATCCCGGTGGTCATCACGCCCGGAAGCAACACGGCGTCCGTGGCCGAAGGCGTGTTCTCCCACCTCCTGGCATTGGTCAAGAAGCTCTCGACGCTGACGGCCCTGGTCCGCGACGGCCGCTGGAACGAACGCTCCGCCGTTGCCGTGGGCGACCTGGAGGGCTTCACGCTGGGCATCATCGGCTACGGGCGCATAGGACGCCGCGTCGCCCGGATCGCCGAAGCCTTCGACCTCAAGGTCCTGGCCTTCGATCCGTTCGCAGACGTTCCTGCCGGCGTCCGGTGCAAAACCGTCGAAGAACTGCTGGAACGCAGCGACTTCGTCACCCTGCACGTGCCGTTGACACCGGAAAACCACAACCTCATCAACGCAGAACGCCTCGCCTTGATGCCCGCCGGAGCCGTCCTCGTCAACTGCAGCAGGGGCGGGCTCGTGGACCTTGACGCAGCCCACCAGGCCCTTCTCTCCGGGCAGTTGGGCGGCCTCGGACTCGACGTCTACGATCCCGAACCGCCAGCCCACCACGCTGTCTTTGACCTCGGGAACGTGGTGCTGACGCCCCACCTGATGGGCTTCACCCGCCAGGGTATGGCCCACACGGTCCGCGACGCCGCCAAAGGCGCCGTCGACGTCCTCGCAGGACGGGCCCCGGCAGCCGTGGCAACCCCGTGA
- a CDS encoding substrate-binding domain-containing protein yields MAKFSWHRGTIALAIVPLLTLAACSSSGGKTEAASSGEAGQVADTARIKIAMITHAAAGDTFWDIVRKGAETAAKKDNVELLYSGDAEGGRQAQLVQQAIDQKVDGIVLTLAKPENLRDVVKKATDAGIPVVSFNAGEDQSKAIGAFTHFGQSDKLAGVTVGQRLASEGVKHPICVIQEQGHVGLENRCAGVKENIPGTEILNVNGADMTSVSSTVSAKLQSTPDADAIIGLGAPFTLTIVKAVKETGSKVKVASFDLNGELAKAVEDGSVAFTVDQQPYLQGYGSVDAIWLSRVGGFTVGGGQQVYTGPAVIDKNNAADVLKFAEQGIR; encoded by the coding sequence GTGGCAAAATTCAGTTGGCACCGAGGCACAATTGCCCTCGCCATCGTCCCGCTTCTGACACTGGCAGCATGCTCGAGCAGCGGCGGCAAGACCGAAGCGGCATCATCCGGAGAAGCCGGGCAAGTTGCGGACACCGCCCGGATCAAGATCGCGATGATCACCCATGCCGCTGCCGGCGACACGTTTTGGGACATCGTGCGCAAGGGAGCCGAGACTGCGGCCAAAAAGGACAACGTCGAGCTTCTCTACAGCGGCGACGCTGAAGGCGGCCGCCAGGCGCAGCTGGTGCAGCAGGCCATCGATCAGAAGGTTGACGGTATCGTCCTCACGCTCGCCAAGCCCGAAAATCTCAGGGACGTGGTGAAGAAGGCCACGGATGCAGGCATTCCCGTTGTGAGTTTCAACGCCGGTGAAGACCAGTCCAAGGCCATTGGTGCCTTTACCCACTTTGGACAGAGCGACAAGCTCGCCGGCGTGACGGTCGGACAGCGGCTTGCCTCCGAGGGGGTCAAGCACCCGATCTGCGTGATTCAGGAGCAGGGCCACGTGGGCCTCGAGAACCGCTGCGCCGGAGTCAAGGAGAACATCCCCGGAACGGAGATCCTCAACGTCAACGGCGCCGACATGACCTCCGTGTCCTCCACGGTCAGCGCCAAGCTCCAGTCCACCCCGGATGCCGACGCCATCATCGGACTGGGTGCGCCGTTCACCCTGACGATTGTTAAGGCCGTCAAGGAGACCGGAAGCAAAGTCAAGGTCGCGTCCTTCGACCTCAACGGTGAACTCGCGAAGGCCGTAGAGGACGGGAGTGTGGCGTTCACCGTTGACCAGCAGCCGTACCTCCAGGGCTACGGCAGCGTCGACGCCATCTGGCTGAGCAGGGTGGGCGGCTTCACCGTGGGCGGCGGCCAGCAGGTCTACACCGGCCCCGCCGTCATCGACAAGAACAACGCAGCCGACGTCCTGAAATTCGCCGAACAGGGTATCCGCTAA
- a CDS encoding aldehyde dehydrogenase family protein, producing MQMLIAGTWRGAADGRTEDVRSPFDGRIIDTVPVATVEDAQAALDRAEIGAHLQRATPAHVRVDILLRAAALADERAEDIAQAISAETGKPITEARGEASRSGNIIRLAAYEGSQLYGSTLPLDANAGTGLDKIGFTLRQPVGIVVAITPFNYPALLVLHKIAPALAAGNAVVLKPARATPLTALKLAQCFVDAGLPPEALSVLTGPGSTLGDVLVTDPRVRKVSFTGSTATGTRISSIAGVKKLSLELGASCPVIILPDADLELASSAVAAGGFINSGQVCISVQRVIVDRRVEADFLDALVPKVEAIAVGNPKEADTRLGSLISEEEAIRVHTSIGEARNSGAKVLTGGDRDGAVITPAVVAGVDPRSPLSRNELFGPAVAVSSATDIESAIAMANDNDYGLGAGIFTSDVSGSIQAMRQIDAGNIHINWTPLWRADLMPYGGLKGSGIGKEGVRSAVNEMTEEKTVILHGRPW from the coding sequence ATGCAAATGCTAATCGCCGGAACCTGGCGCGGTGCCGCCGACGGCAGGACCGAGGACGTACGGTCGCCCTTTGATGGCCGGATCATTGACACGGTTCCGGTCGCCACGGTCGAGGACGCCCAGGCCGCTCTGGACCGGGCCGAGATCGGCGCCCACCTGCAGCGGGCCACGCCGGCACACGTGCGGGTGGACATCCTCCTCCGCGCGGCTGCCCTGGCCGACGAGCGTGCCGAGGACATTGCCCAGGCGATCAGTGCCGAAACCGGGAAGCCGATCACGGAAGCCCGGGGCGAAGCCAGCAGGTCAGGAAACATCATCCGCCTTGCCGCCTACGAGGGAAGTCAGTTGTATGGATCCACCCTTCCGCTGGATGCCAACGCGGGTACCGGGCTGGACAAGATCGGCTTCACCCTGCGGCAGCCCGTGGGCATCGTTGTTGCCATCACACCGTTCAACTACCCAGCCCTGCTGGTGCTGCACAAGATTGCGCCGGCGCTGGCAGCCGGCAACGCCGTCGTGCTCAAACCCGCCCGTGCCACGCCGCTGACGGCGCTGAAACTGGCGCAGTGCTTCGTCGACGCCGGCCTGCCGCCGGAGGCTCTGTCCGTCCTGACCGGCCCCGGAAGCACCCTGGGCGATGTGCTCGTCACCGACCCCCGGGTGCGGAAAGTCTCGTTCACCGGGTCCACTGCCACGGGAACGCGGATCAGCTCCATCGCCGGGGTCAAGAAACTGTCCCTCGAACTTGGCGCCTCCTGCCCCGTGATCATCCTGCCGGACGCAGATCTCGAACTCGCTTCCAGCGCCGTGGCAGCAGGCGGCTTCATCAACTCCGGCCAGGTCTGCATCTCGGTGCAGCGGGTCATCGTGGACCGCCGCGTCGAAGCAGACTTCCTGGACGCCCTCGTGCCCAAGGTGGAGGCCATCGCCGTGGGCAACCCGAAGGAGGCCGACACCCGGCTCGGGTCACTGATCTCTGAAGAAGAAGCGATCCGCGTCCACACCTCGATCGGTGAGGCCCGGAACTCCGGCGCCAAGGTGCTCACCGGCGGAGACCGCGATGGCGCCGTTATCACCCCGGCCGTTGTTGCCGGCGTCGACCCCCGCTCCCCGCTGAGCCGCAACGAACTGTTCGGACCCGCCGTCGCCGTTTCCTCCGCGACGGACATCGAATCAGCCATCGCCATGGCCAACGACAACGACTACGGGCTCGGCGCCGGAATCTTCACCTCAGATGTCTCCGGCAGCATCCAGGCCATGCGGCAGATCGATGCCGGGAACATCCACATCAACTGGACGCCCCTGTGGCGGGCCGACCTTATGCCCTACGGAGGGCTCAAGGGCAGCGGCATCGGCAAGGAAGGCGTCCGCTCCGCAGTGAATGAAATGACCGAAGAGAAAACGGTCATCCTGCACGGACGCCCCTGGTAA
- a CDS encoding HpcH/HpaI aldolase/citrate lyase family protein, whose amino-acid sequence MSQGPLNAGQLRRRLSDGDVTIGTFVGLSSATAAEVCAAAGADWILIDLEHGSGGEDAVRDGVVAAGSYGVPTIVRVESGDRIRIGRVLDQGAAGIMVPRLDTVDQAAESVKHMLYPPLGDRGVATYNRACRWGMDRRTLTEPQQETLGVIQIETLDALESVEDIAAHDGVDVIFVGPLDLSYALGVPLQLDSNVFQEALERVVAAAQLHNKAAGILAVDGMGAAKYVRQGFRFVAIGSDSTIMAAAFRDAFDTARN is encoded by the coding sequence ATGAGCCAGGGACCACTGAATGCGGGGCAGCTGCGCCGGCGCTTGTCCGACGGCGATGTCACGATCGGCACGTTCGTCGGACTGTCCTCGGCAACCGCGGCCGAAGTCTGTGCCGCCGCCGGAGCCGACTGGATCCTGATCGACCTCGAACACGGCTCCGGCGGCGAGGACGCGGTCCGCGACGGCGTTGTTGCCGCCGGCAGCTACGGCGTCCCCACCATCGTCCGGGTCGAATCCGGAGACCGCATCCGGATCGGCCGTGTCCTGGACCAGGGCGCCGCCGGGATCATGGTTCCGCGGTTGGACACCGTCGATCAGGCCGCCGAATCGGTGAAGCACATGCTGTATCCGCCCCTCGGGGACCGAGGTGTGGCCACCTACAACCGCGCCTGCCGCTGGGGCATGGACCGTCGCACGCTCACCGAACCGCAACAGGAGACCCTCGGTGTTATTCAGATCGAAACCCTCGATGCGTTGGAGTCCGTCGAAGACATCGCCGCCCACGACGGCGTCGACGTGATCTTTGTTGGGCCCCTGGATCTTTCCTACGCCCTCGGGGTTCCGCTGCAGTTGGACAGCAACGTCTTCCAGGAGGCCCTGGAGCGCGTCGTAGCCGCGGCCCAACTGCACAACAAGGCAGCCGGCATCCTCGCCGTGGACGGCATGGGAGCCGCCAAGTATGTCCGCCAGGGCTTCCGGTTCGTGGCCATCGGCTCGGACTCCACCATCATGGCGGCGGCGTTCCGCGACGCCTTCGATACCGCCCGCAACTGA
- a CDS encoding LacI family DNA-binding transcriptional regulator — protein MSIASARRPTIKDVAERAGVSKSLVSLVLRDSPRVSDERRKRVLEVVEEMGYELNLAARSLATRDNGTIGVLVSDMHNPWAFDVADAARTVLEEAGHTVLFSAVTAAGRGVDQSILQAFRDLRVAGLLVVGTVPDKAPFNRAVSGGAVVFAGGGPDYIDTADVVRSDDTLGMSMVVEHLIAQGHENIAHLGGLGGSVGRARVDGYSAAMEEHGLSRHIHIVEADFFQESGYVAAQRALGSSRSRHQRPTALACINDLAAFGAMTAADERGVEVAITGYDNIALGAMPRLGLTTVDPDSSGIGVAGAKTLLERIADSDFGGGFVHQPIVPQLVIRTSSLLGL, from the coding sequence ATGAGCATCGCATCCGCCCGTCGGCCCACGATCAAGGACGTGGCCGAACGCGCCGGCGTCTCCAAATCCTTGGTCTCCCTCGTCCTGCGCGATTCACCGCGCGTCAGTGACGAACGCCGTAAGCGGGTGCTCGAAGTTGTTGAGGAGATGGGCTACGAGTTGAACCTCGCAGCCCGGTCCCTGGCAACCCGGGACAACGGCACTATTGGTGTCCTGGTCAGCGACATGCACAACCCTTGGGCGTTTGACGTGGCCGACGCCGCACGGACCGTGCTGGAAGAGGCCGGACACACCGTCCTCTTCAGCGCGGTCACGGCCGCAGGCAGGGGAGTGGACCAGTCCATCCTCCAGGCCTTCCGGGACCTGCGCGTGGCGGGCCTGCTGGTGGTGGGAACGGTGCCCGACAAGGCGCCGTTCAACCGGGCCGTGTCCGGCGGGGCCGTGGTCTTCGCCGGCGGCGGACCGGACTACATTGACACGGCAGACGTGGTCCGCAGCGACGATACCCTTGGCATGAGCATGGTGGTTGAGCACCTGATCGCCCAGGGGCACGAGAACATCGCGCATCTGGGCGGGCTGGGCGGCTCGGTGGGCCGGGCCCGCGTGGACGGATATTCCGCCGCCATGGAAGAACACGGGCTGTCCCGCCACATCCATATTGTCGAAGCCGACTTCTTCCAGGAGTCCGGCTACGTTGCCGCCCAGCGGGCACTGGGCTCCTCGCGGTCCAGGCACCAGCGCCCCACCGCGCTGGCGTGCATCAACGACCTCGCCGCCTTCGGCGCGATGACCGCTGCCGATGAACGCGGCGTCGAAGTGGCCATTACCGGCTACGACAACATCGCGCTGGGTGCCATGCCCCGCCTTGGACTGACCACCGTTGATCCGGACAGCTCCGGCATTGGCGTCGCCGGGGCCAAAACGCTCCTGGAGCGCATCGCCGACAGCGATTTTGGCGGCGGCTTCGTCCACCAGCCGATCGTCCCTCAACTGGTCATACGCACGTCCAGCCTGCTCGGCCTCTAA
- a CDS encoding Gfo/Idh/MocA family protein, with the protein MNAESRTIGVGLISVGWMGKLHSRAYQAVPYAYPELGLKTKLVIAADTAPGRVDYARDVLGFAEGTTDYHDVLNHPDVDVVSICAPNFLHAEIGIAAAKAGKHFWIEKPVGRGYQETAAVQEAAVEAGVVTSIGYNYRHAPAVEHARKLIADGRLGRITNVRAVFFSGYASEPNGALSWRFDRKLAGTGVLADLFSHATDLCQYVVGPIAEVTALTSTVYTQRPKLAMGSGTHFAVIENGEMGEVENEDYAAALVRFGPSAVGAGAVGTIESSRVAVGPECGYQIEVYGTEGSLKWDFERMNELKVCLGRNNDEQGYTTVNASPRHGDYAYFQPGPGNSMGFDDLKVIEAKKFLVAVAGGAQENSNIHDAASAAAIVSAAEASSFSGQWQKIEEIHGTTAARA; encoded by the coding sequence GTGAACGCAGAATCTCGCACCATCGGCGTCGGTCTCATCAGCGTCGGCTGGATGGGAAAACTCCATTCCAGGGCCTACCAGGCCGTCCCGTACGCCTACCCGGAGCTGGGCCTGAAGACGAAGCTCGTCATTGCCGCCGACACAGCGCCCGGCCGCGTGGACTATGCACGCGATGTCCTGGGTTTCGCTGAAGGCACTACCGACTACCACGACGTCCTGAACCACCCCGACGTGGACGTCGTCTCCATCTGCGCGCCCAACTTCCTGCACGCTGAGATCGGCATTGCAGCCGCCAAAGCAGGCAAGCACTTCTGGATCGAAAAGCCTGTCGGACGCGGCTACCAGGAAACCGCAGCCGTGCAGGAAGCCGCCGTGGAGGCCGGCGTCGTGACGTCCATCGGCTACAACTACCGCCACGCTCCGGCTGTGGAGCACGCAAGGAAGCTGATTGCTGACGGACGGCTTGGCAGGATCACCAACGTCCGGGCCGTCTTCTTCTCCGGCTACGCCTCTGAGCCCAACGGCGCCCTGTCCTGGCGCTTCGACCGGAAACTCGCCGGAACGGGCGTGCTGGCCGACCTGTTCAGCCACGCAACCGACCTGTGCCAGTATGTAGTCGGACCCATCGCCGAGGTGACCGCGCTGACCAGCACCGTCTACACGCAGCGGCCCAAGCTGGCGATGGGATCCGGCACGCACTTCGCAGTGATTGAAAACGGTGAAATGGGGGAGGTCGAGAATGAAGACTACGCGGCAGCGCTGGTCCGCTTCGGCCCGTCCGCAGTCGGCGCAGGCGCCGTCGGCACCATCGAATCGTCCCGCGTCGCCGTGGGACCCGAGTGCGGTTACCAGATCGAGGTCTACGGCACCGAAGGCTCACTCAAATGGGATTTTGAGCGCATGAACGAACTCAAGGTCTGCCTGGGACGCAACAACGACGAGCAGGGGTACACCACGGTGAACGCCAGCCCGCGCCACGGCGACTACGCCTACTTCCAGCCCGGCCCCGGCAACAGCATGGGCTTTGACGACCTCAAGGTGATCGAGGCGAAGAAGTTCCTCGTCGCCGTCGCCGGCGGAGCGCAGGAAAACTCGAACATCCACGATGCCGCCTCGGCTGCCGCGATCGTCAGCGCTGCCGAAGCCTCCTCATTCTCCGGCCAGTGGCAGAAGATTGAGGAAATCCACGGCACCACGGCAGCGCGGGCCTAG
- a CDS encoding ATP-binding cassette domain-containing protein, with translation MNANQIDQQTLLQNEKDPLTHTPVHLLSLDGVGKHYGNIIALSDVTMAVDNGRVTCVLGDNGAGKSTLIKIIAGLHQHDAGVLNIMGEERKFSSPRDALDAGIATVYQDLAVVPLMPIWRNFFLGSELTSGFGPFKSMDVEKMKAITLKELAEMGIDLRDVEQPIGQLSGGERQCVAIARAVYFGAKVLILDEPTAALGVKQSGVVLRYILQARDRGLGVIFITHNPHHAFPVGDRFLLLKRGKSIGYYDKKDITLDELTAQMAGGAELAELAHELEQLGGHSDVVKEVQAEVAEVADAAHEGTTKRH, from the coding sequence ATGAACGCCAATCAGATCGACCAGCAGACCCTGCTGCAAAACGAAAAAGATCCTCTCACGCACACCCCGGTGCACCTGCTCTCGCTCGACGGGGTGGGCAAGCACTACGGGAACATCATCGCTCTGTCCGATGTCACCATGGCCGTGGACAACGGCCGGGTCACCTGCGTGCTGGGCGATAACGGCGCGGGGAAGTCCACGCTGATCAAGATCATCGCCGGCCTCCACCAGCACGACGCCGGTGTCTTGAACATCATGGGCGAGGAACGGAAATTCTCTTCCCCGCGCGATGCCCTGGATGCCGGGATCGCCACGGTCTACCAGGACCTTGCTGTGGTGCCTTTGATGCCGATCTGGCGGAACTTCTTCCTCGGCTCCGAGCTCACCAGCGGTTTTGGGCCGTTCAAGAGCATGGACGTGGAGAAGATGAAGGCCATCACGCTCAAGGAACTCGCCGAGATGGGCATCGACCTGCGGGATGTGGAGCAGCCCATCGGGCAGCTCTCCGGCGGTGAACGCCAGTGTGTGGCGATCGCCCGCGCGGTGTACTTCGGCGCGAAGGTCCTGATCCTGGACGAGCCGACGGCGGCGCTTGGCGTGAAGCAGTCCGGTGTGGTGCTGCGCTATATCCTGCAGGCCCGCGACCGCGGCCTGGGGGTCATCTTCATCACCCACAACCCGCACCACGCCTTCCCCGTGGGAGACCGGTTCCTGCTGCTCAAGCGCGGCAAGTCCATCGGCTACTACGACAAAAAGGACATCACCCTGGACGAACTCACCGCCCAGATGGCCGGCGGCGCCGAACTCGCCGAACTCGCCCACGAACTCGAACAACTCGGCGGCCACAGCGACGTCGTGAAAGAGGTTCAGGCCGAGGTAGCGGAAGTCGCTGACGCAGCCCACGAGGGCACCACCAAGCGCCACTGA
- a CDS encoding ABC transporter permease, producing MTITQTKTTPKSAAADERVAKRSPFQKLLGRPEVGALVGAIVLFIFFALVSSTFTQPNALATILYGSSTIGIMAVGVSLLMIGGEFDLSTGVAVISSALTASMFSWYFSTNVWVGVLLALIVSVGIGFINGWILMKTKLPSFIVTLATFLMLTGLNLGLTRLIGGSVSSPSISTMDGFASARAVFASSVTIAGIDVKITVFIWIALVAVATWVLMRTRVGNWIFAVGGDENAARAVGVPVKATKIGLFMGVGFCGWVLGMHNLFAFDTVQSGEGVGNEFLYIIAAVIGGCLLTGGYGSAVGGAIGAFIFGMANKGIVYAQWNPDWFKFFLGLMLLLATIVNLIVKRRAELK from the coding sequence ATGACCATCACTCAGACAAAAACAACCCCAAAGTCGGCAGCTGCCGATGAGCGCGTTGCGAAGCGCAGCCCGTTCCAGAAGCTCCTTGGCCGTCCCGAGGTCGGCGCCCTGGTGGGCGCGATTGTCCTCTTCATCTTCTTCGCGTTGGTGTCTTCAACGTTTACCCAGCCCAATGCGCTGGCGACCATCCTGTATGGCAGTTCTACGATCGGGATCATGGCGGTGGGGGTGTCGCTGTTGATGATCGGCGGGGAGTTTGACCTCTCCACGGGTGTGGCGGTGATCTCCTCGGCGCTGACCGCGTCGATGTTCAGCTGGTACTTCAGCACGAATGTCTGGGTGGGGGTCCTTCTTGCCCTGATTGTCTCGGTGGGGATCGGGTTCATCAATGGCTGGATCCTGATGAAGACCAAGCTGCCCAGCTTCATCGTTACCCTGGCCACGTTCCTGATGCTGACCGGTCTGAACCTGGGCCTGACCCGCCTGATCGGCGGTTCGGTGTCTTCACCCTCGATCTCCACCATGGACGGCTTCGCCTCGGCCCGGGCCGTGTTTGCCTCCTCCGTCACCATCGCCGGGATCGACGTCAAAATCACTGTCTTTATCTGGATCGCCCTCGTCGCGGTGGCCACCTGGGTGCTCATGCGGACCCGGGTGGGGAACTGGATCTTCGCCGTCGGCGGGGACGAGAACGCGGCCCGCGCCGTGGGTGTGCCGGTCAAGGCCACCAAGATCGGCCTGTTCATGGGCGTGGGGTTCTGCGGCTGGGTCCTGGGCATGCACAACCTCTTCGCCTTCGACACGGTGCAGTCCGGTGAGGGCGTGGGCAACGAGTTCCTCTACATCATCGCCGCGGTGATCGGCGGGTGCCTCCTGACCGGCGGCTACGGCTCGGCCGTGGGCGGGGCGATCGGTGCGTTCATCTTCGGCATGGCCAACAAGGGCATCGTGTACGCGCAGTGGAACCCGGACTGGTTCAAGTTCTTCCTGGGCCTGATGCTGCTGCTGGCCACCATCGTGAACCTCATCGTCAAGCGCCGCGCGGAACTGAAGTAA
- the iolD gene encoding 3D-(3,5/4)-trihydroxycyclohexane-1,2-dione acylhydrolase (decyclizing) codes for MTTNSQTIRLTTAQALIKYLSVQHSVADGVRRRLVPAALGIFGHGNVAGLGQAFDELADDMPFIQGRHEQYMAHISTAFGKASRRQAVLAVTASIGPGALNLVTAAGLATVNRLPLLLLPGDTYATRHQGPVLQQLEHPIEADATVNDAFRPVSRFFDRINRPEQLLTALPQAMRVLTSPTDTGAVVISLPQDVQSHAYDFPAEFFEPRDWKIRRPLPDLEEVDDVARLVRSAERPVIIAGGGIHYSDAHAALEALAGQVGIPVVETFGGKGAVTKDEWWQVGGVGLEGNFASNTLVKQADLVLNVGTRLTDFATGSQSIFENPEVRFASLNIVDADTRKQGATGILADARLGLEALAQALEGHSTSEAWQDTVQAEKAGWAPIRSTWLDADTAYNPAEHPDAPVTEAVLTQPQLIGLMQEHARSGDTVIAAAGGAPGDLQKVWDATGNRNCHLEFGFSCMGYEIAAGMGVRLAEGNNDNRVVTFIGDGTFLMAPTEILTAAQEGLNVTIIVSENHGYQVIHRLQMNRTGKEFGNEFRYRTTGGSVAATDAPKARLDGDYLKVDLRQIAEGLGALAIRATSAAEVREALSSTRDTQGPVVIVVPTVPHVDLPGGDVWWDVAPAEVSGQEWVRTLRTDYEKARGSQRWFG; via the coding sequence ATGACCACTAACTCACAGACCATCAGGCTCACCACAGCCCAAGCCCTCATCAAATACCTGTCGGTCCAGCATTCCGTTGCGGACGGTGTCCGACGCCGCCTGGTGCCTGCTGCCCTGGGCATCTTCGGACACGGCAACGTTGCCGGGCTGGGCCAGGCCTTCGACGAACTCGCCGATGACATGCCCTTCATCCAGGGCCGCCACGAACAGTACATGGCCCACATTTCCACGGCGTTTGGAAAGGCAAGCCGACGCCAGGCCGTCCTCGCCGTGACCGCATCCATTGGCCCGGGCGCCCTCAACCTCGTCACCGCCGCCGGACTGGCGACAGTGAACAGGCTTCCGCTGCTCCTCCTTCCCGGAGACACGTACGCAACACGGCATCAGGGCCCTGTACTGCAGCAGCTCGAGCACCCCATTGAGGCGGACGCCACGGTCAACGACGCGTTCCGGCCCGTCTCCCGCTTCTTCGACAGGATCAACCGTCCGGAGCAGCTCCTGACCGCCCTGCCACAGGCCATGCGTGTGCTGACCAGCCCCACCGATACCGGCGCCGTGGTCATTTCGCTGCCCCAGGACGTGCAGTCCCACGCCTACGACTTCCCGGCCGAATTCTTCGAACCGCGCGACTGGAAGATCCGCCGTCCGTTGCCGGACCTTGAAGAGGTCGACGACGTCGCCCGGCTTGTCCGCTCGGCTGAGCGTCCGGTGATCATCGCCGGCGGCGGCATCCACTACTCCGATGCCCACGCTGCACTCGAAGCGCTGGCCGGCCAGGTCGGAATTCCCGTGGTGGAGACCTTCGGCGGTAAGGGCGCCGTCACAAAGGACGAATGGTGGCAGGTAGGCGGTGTGGGCCTGGAAGGTAACTTCGCCTCCAACACCCTCGTCAAGCAGGCCGACCTGGTCCTGAACGTCGGCACGCGGCTCACCGACTTCGCCACCGGTTCACAGTCCATCTTCGAGAACCCGGAGGTCCGTTTCGCGTCCTTGAACATTGTGGATGCCGATACCCGCAAGCAGGGCGCCACAGGGATCCTCGCCGACGCCCGACTGGGGCTGGAAGCCCTCGCCCAGGCACTGGAGGGCCACAGCACCAGCGAAGCCTGGCAGGACACCGTCCAGGCCGAGAAGGCCGGCTGGGCACCGATCCGGTCCACGTGGCTCGACGCCGACACCGCCTACAACCCGGCCGAGCATCCGGACGCGCCCGTCACGGAAGCCGTCCTCACCCAGCCGCAGCTGATCGGACTCATGCAGGAACACGCACGCTCCGGCGACACCGTCATTGCCGCTGCCGGCGGTGCTCCCGGCGACCTGCAGAAGGTCTGGGACGCCACAGGGAACCGCAACTGCCACCTCGAATTCGGTTTCTCCTGCATGGGCTACGAAATTGCCGCCGGCATGGGCGTCCGCCTGGCCGAAGGCAACAACGACAACCGCGTGGTCACGTTCATCGGCGACGGTACGTTCCTGATGGCACCCACGGAGATCCTCACCGCGGCGCAGGAAGGGCTCAACGTCACCATCATCGTCTCCGAAAACCACGGCTACCAGGTCATCCACCGGCTGCAGATGAACCGCACCGGCAAGGAATTCGGCAACGAGTTCCGTTACCGCACCACCGGAGGCAGTGTCGCGGCCACTGACGCCCCCAAGGCCCGGCTCGACGGCGACTACCTCAAGGTGGACCTGCGGCAGATCGCCGAAGGCCTCGGTGCACTGGCCATCCGCGCCACCTCGGCAGCCGAGGTCCGCGAGGCGCTGTCTTCCACCCGGGACACCCAGGGCCCGGTGGTCATCGTGGTACCCACGGTGCCGCATGTTGACCTGCCCGGCGGTGACGTCTGGTGGGATGTTGCCCCGGCGGAAGTCTCCGGGCAGGAATGGGTCCGCACCCTCCGCACTGACTACGAGAAGGCACGCGGCAGCCAGCGGTGGTTCGGATGA